The proteins below are encoded in one region of Mycobacterium pseudokansasii:
- a CDS encoding DUF350 domain-containing protein has product MTTSIVALHSDYWSWLGRGVGAVVLYSILGLVLMIIGFHAIDFTTPGPLRKMVRAGKPNAIIVAAAGMVSMALIVVLAIYSSSGRLGEGLLASATFGVVGIAAQVVMMRIATLVIGIDMDTLFQADEYSYECLIVAAAQFALGIVVAVAIL; this is encoded by the coding sequence ATGACGACATCCATCGTGGCGCTGCATTCGGACTACTGGAGTTGGCTCGGTCGCGGGGTCGGCGCCGTCGTCTTGTACTCGATTCTGGGCCTGGTGCTCATGATCATCGGGTTTCATGCGATCGACTTCACGACGCCCGGGCCGCTGCGCAAGATGGTTCGCGCCGGAAAGCCCAACGCCATCATTGTGGCCGCCGCCGGGATGGTGAGCATGGCGCTCATCGTGGTGCTGGCGATCTATTCGTCGTCGGGCAGGCTCGGCGAGGGATTGCTGGCGTCAGCGACCTTCGGCGTCGTGGGCATCGCCGCGCAGGTGGTGATGATGCGGATCGCGACCCTGGTCATCGGAATCGACATGGATACGCTGTTCCAGGCCGACGAATACAGCTACGAGTGTCTTATCGTGGCGGCGGCGCAGTTCGCACTAGGCATCGTGGTCGCGGTGGCGATTCTGTGA
- a CDS encoding MBL fold metallo-hydrolase, whose product MQVTSIGHAGFLIQTHAGSILCDPWLNPAYFTSWFPFPDNSTLDWDAVGTCDYLYVSHLHKDHFDVENLRAHVNKDAVVLLPDFPVPDLRNELEKLGFHRFFDTTDSVKHRLSGPRGALDIMIIALRAPADGPIGDSALVVSDGETTAFNMNDARPVDLDVLAAEFGPIDVHMLQYSGAIWYPMVYDMPARAKEAFGTQKRQRGMDRARQYIAQVGATWVIPSAGPPCFLDPELRDLNDDGSDPANIFPDQMVFLDQMRAHGHDRGLLMMPGSVAQFTGAALDSLSHPLPVEEVEAIFTTGKAKYIADYAERMAPVVAAERASWAPAVGEPLLEPLRALFEPIMTQSDQICDGIGYPVELVLGPETVVLDFPKRTVREPIPDEKMRYGFAIAPELVRTVLRDNEPDWVNTIFLSTRFRAWRVGGYNEYLYTFFKCLTDERITYADGWFAETHDDSASITLDGWEIQRRCPHLKADLSKFGVVEGNTLTCNLHGWQWRLEDGHCLTTRGHQLRSKRT is encoded by the coding sequence GTGCAGGTCACCAGCATCGGCCACGCCGGCTTTCTGATCCAGACCCACGCGGGCAGCATTCTGTGCGACCCATGGCTCAACCCGGCATACTTCACTTCCTGGTTCCCGTTTCCCGATAACAGCACCCTGGACTGGGACGCCGTGGGCACCTGCGACTATCTGTACGTCTCCCACCTCCACAAGGATCACTTCGACGTGGAGAACCTGCGGGCCCACGTCAACAAGGACGCGGTGGTGCTGCTGCCGGACTTTCCGGTGCCCGATCTGCGAAACGAGCTGGAGAAGTTAGGGTTTCACCGTTTCTTCGACACCACCGACTCGGTCAAGCACCGGCTCAGCGGGCCCAGGGGCGCGCTGGACATCATGATCATCGCGCTGCGAGCCCCGGCCGATGGCCCGATCGGGGATTCGGCGCTGGTGGTTTCGGACGGCGAGACGACTGCCTTCAATATGAACGATGCCCGGCCGGTCGATTTGGATGTATTGGCGGCCGAGTTCGGCCCGATCGACGTGCACATGCTGCAGTATTCGGGCGCCATCTGGTACCCCATGGTCTACGACATGCCGGCGCGCGCCAAGGAGGCGTTCGGCACCCAGAAGCGGCAACGCGGGATGGACCGGGCTCGCCAGTACATCGCGCAGGTCGGGGCCACCTGGGTGATTCCGTCGGCCGGACCACCGTGCTTCCTGGACCCCGAGCTGCGCGACCTCAACGACGACGGCAGCGATCCGGCCAACATCTTCCCCGACCAGATGGTGTTCCTGGACCAGATGCGGGCGCACGGCCACGATCGCGGCCTGCTGATGATGCCCGGGTCGGTTGCGCAGTTCACCGGCGCCGCGCTCGACTCGCTGAGCCATCCGCTGCCCGTCGAAGAGGTCGAGGCCATCTTCACCACCGGCAAGGCGAAGTACATCGCCGACTATGCCGAACGGATGGCACCCGTCGTCGCGGCCGAACGGGCCAGCTGGGCACCCGCGGTCGGCGAGCCGCTGCTGGAACCGCTGCGCGCGCTGTTCGAACCGATCATGACGCAGAGCGACCAGATCTGCGACGGCATCGGCTACCCGGTGGAACTGGTCCTGGGCCCCGAGACCGTCGTCTTGGACTTTCCGAAACGGACGGTGCGCGAACCGATTCCCGACGAAAAGATGCGCTACGGGTTCGCGATCGCACCCGAGCTAGTCCGCACCGTGCTGCGCGACAATGAACCGGACTGGGTCAACACCATCTTCTTGTCCACCCGGTTTCGGGCCTGGAGAGTCGGTGGCTACAACGAATACCTCTACACATTCTTCAAGTGCCTGACCGACGAGCGGATCACCTACGCCGACGGCTGGTTCGCCGAGACTCACGACGACAGCGCATCGATCACCCTGGACGGCTGGGAAATTCAGCGGCGCTGCCCTCATCTCAAGGCCGATCTTTCGAAATTCGGTGTGGTGGAAGGCAACACATTGACCTGCAACCTGCACGGGTGGCAATGGCGGCTGGAGGACGGCCACTGCCTGACCACCCGCGGGCACCAGCTGCGGAGTAAACGCACATGA
- a CDS encoding lysophospholipid acyltransferase family protein, which produces MEPVYGTIIQLARLTWRIQGLRITVTGVENVPASGGAVVAINHTGYLDFTFAGLPAYQQGLGRKVRFMAKQEVFDHKATGPIMRRLRHIPVDRQEGAASYEAAVRMLKDGELVGVYPEATISRSFEIKEFKSGAARMAVEAGVPIVPHIVWGAQRIWTKGHPKKLLRPKVPIAVVVGEPIEPTLGTAELNRLLHSRMQHLLERAQKLYGPHPAGEFWVPHRLGGGAPSLAEAARMDAQEAAEKAARRAQRAGPAGAAEQ; this is translated from the coding sequence GTGGAGCCGGTATACGGGACTATCATTCAGCTTGCCCGCTTGACCTGGCGCATCCAGGGTCTCCGGATCACCGTCACCGGTGTGGAGAATGTGCCGGCCAGCGGTGGCGCCGTCGTCGCGATCAACCACACCGGATACCTGGACTTCACCTTCGCGGGTTTGCCCGCTTACCAGCAGGGCCTCGGGCGCAAGGTGCGGTTCATGGCCAAACAGGAAGTCTTCGACCACAAGGCCACCGGCCCGATCATGCGTCGGCTGCGCCATATCCCGGTAGACCGGCAGGAGGGGGCCGCCTCTTACGAGGCGGCGGTCCGGATGCTCAAGGATGGTGAGCTGGTCGGAGTCTATCCCGAGGCCACGATCAGCCGCAGTTTCGAGATCAAGGAATTCAAGTCGGGTGCCGCGAGGATGGCGGTTGAGGCCGGCGTGCCGATCGTTCCGCACATCGTGTGGGGCGCGCAACGGATCTGGACGAAGGGCCACCCCAAAAAGCTGTTGCGTCCCAAGGTGCCGATCGCGGTCGTCGTCGGCGAACCGATCGAACCGACACTGGGCACCGCCGAACTGAACAGGTTGCTGCACTCGCGGATGCAGCATTTGCTGGAACGGGCGCAGAAGCTGTACGGACCGCATCCGGCCGGGGAGTTCTGGGTACCGCACCGGCTGGGTGGCGGCGCACCATCGCTGGCTGAGGCGGCCCGGATGGACGCGCAGGAGGCGGCGGAGAAGGCGGCGCGCCGTGCGCAGCGCGCCGGTCCGGCCGGGGCCGCGGAGCAGTGA
- a CDS encoding LGFP repeat-containing protein, with protein MASRSRAPTMLVTAVAATAVIVSWVLNRPPHSTHERPPAPDTQLVEQPLIGLGGGVTVRELTQDTPFSLVALTGDLAGTSTRVRAKRPDGSWGPWYQAEYETAAPDSPGSDPGEGPRSTDPVFVGSTTTVQVAVTRPVDAPVTQPPVAAETNPAGLGYRPATKEQPFGQNISAILISPPRAPARTQWTPPTGVTMPGQAPPIISRAEWGADESLRCGSPQYDRAVRAAVVHHTAGSNDYSPLESAGIVKAIYTYHSKTLGWCDIAYNALVDKYGQVFEGSAGGLTKPVEAFHTGGFNRDTWGVAMIGNFDDVAPTPLQLRAVGRLLGWRLGMDDVDPKGTVELESAGSSYTTYPAGAIARLPAVFTHRDVGNTDCPGNAGYALMDEIRDIAAHFNDPPEELLKALEGGVIYERWQALGGMNSVLGAPTSPEAEAAGAARYVTFAKGAMYWSPETGAQPVTGAIYDAWASLSYERGPLGLPTSAEIQEPLRITQNFQHGVLNFERLTGNITEVVDGITSPLSTQPPSGPMVPPEHFSLPTHPVN; from the coding sequence GTGGCGTCTCGCAGCCGTGCCCCGACAATGCTGGTCACCGCTGTCGCCGCCACGGCGGTCATCGTCTCGTGGGTGCTGAACCGTCCTCCTCACAGCACCCATGAGCGACCGCCGGCGCCGGACACCCAGCTCGTCGAGCAGCCGCTGATCGGCCTCGGCGGCGGCGTCACGGTACGCGAACTGACTCAGGACACGCCGTTTTCGTTGGTCGCATTGACCGGTGACCTGGCCGGTACCTCGACGCGCGTGCGGGCCAAACGCCCCGACGGATCGTGGGGGCCTTGGTACCAAGCCGAGTATGAAACCGCGGCGCCCGACTCACCAGGCTCCGACCCCGGTGAGGGGCCGCGCAGCACCGATCCGGTCTTCGTCGGCAGCACCACGACCGTCCAAGTCGCGGTCACCCGCCCGGTCGACGCGCCGGTGACCCAGCCGCCGGTCGCTGCCGAAACGAACCCGGCCGGCCTGGGCTATCGTCCGGCCACCAAGGAGCAGCCGTTCGGTCAGAACATCTCCGCGATCCTCATCTCGCCACCGCGGGCGCCGGCCCGGACGCAATGGACACCACCGACCGGGGTCACCATGCCCGGCCAGGCGCCGCCCATCATCAGCCGCGCGGAATGGGGAGCCGACGAATCGCTGCGCTGCGGCAGCCCGCAATACGACCGGGCGGTTCGTGCCGCGGTGGTCCACCACACCGCCGGCAGCAACGACTATTCGCCCCTGGAGTCGGCCGGAATCGTCAAGGCGATCTACACGTATCACAGCAAGACGCTGGGCTGGTGCGACATCGCCTACAACGCGCTCGTCGACAAGTACGGCCAGGTGTTCGAGGGCAGCGCCGGGGGCCTCACCAAACCGGTCGAGGCATTCCATACCGGTGGATTCAACCGCGACACCTGGGGCGTGGCGATGATCGGCAACTTCGACGACGTGGCGCCGACACCGCTGCAACTCCGCGCCGTCGGGCGACTGCTCGGCTGGCGGCTGGGCATGGACGACGTCGACCCCAAGGGCACCGTGGAACTGGAGTCTGCCGGCAGCTCCTATACCACTTATCCGGCTGGTGCGATAGCGCGGTTGCCGGCTGTCTTCACCCACCGCGACGTCGGCAACACCGACTGCCCGGGCAATGCCGGCTACGCCCTGATGGATGAAATCCGCGACATCGCCGCACATTTCAACGACCCCCCCGAGGAGTTGCTCAAGGCGCTGGAGGGCGGCGTGATCTACGAACGCTGGCAGGCGCTGGGTGGGATGAACAGCGTGCTGGGCGCACCGACCTCGCCGGAGGCCGAGGCGGCCGGAGCGGCGCGGTACGTAACCTTCGCCAAGGGAGCGATGTACTGGTCACCCGAAACCGGCGCGCAGCCGGTCACCGGCGCGATTTACGACGCCTGGGCTTCGCTGAGCTACGAACGCGGGCCGCTTGGCCTGCCGACCAGCGCCGAGATACAGGAGCCGCTGCGGATCACGCAGAACTTCCAGCACGGAGTGTTGAACTTCGAACGGCTCACCGGCAACATCACCGAGGTCGTCGACGGGATCACATCACCGCTGTCGACCCAACCCCCGAGCGGCCCCATGGTACCTCCCGAACACTTCTCGCTCCCAACGCATCCAGTGAACTGA
- a CDS encoding Cof-type HAD-IIB family hydrolase, which translates to MTTPPGPPALIACDVDGTLLDDDETVTARTRAAVRAAVAGGATFILATGRPPRWVRPVVEALGFAPMAVCANGAVIYDPATDRVVSAHTLSVDALAALAEIARRVIPGSGLAVERIGDRAHDTATPQFVSSPGYEHAWLNPDHTEVSIEDLLSAPAIKLLIRKTGATSAEMAARLAKHLGSEGEITYSTNNGLVEVVPLGISKATGVAEIGRPLGIAEADVVAFGDMPNDVPMLLRAGLGVAMGNAHPDARAAANEVTAPNTDDGVARVLERWWS; encoded by the coding sequence CTGACGACACCGCCGGGCCCGCCGGCGCTCATCGCGTGCGACGTCGACGGCACTCTGCTAGACGACGACGAAACCGTGACGGCGCGCACCCGCGCGGCGGTGCGCGCCGCGGTTGCCGGCGGTGCGACGTTCATCCTGGCCACCGGCCGCCCGCCGCGCTGGGTGCGGCCGGTTGTCGAAGCACTCGGTTTTGCGCCCATGGCGGTGTGCGCCAATGGCGCGGTCATCTATGACCCCGCCACCGATCGAGTGGTGTCGGCGCACACCCTGTCCGTGGACGCTCTAGCCGCACTGGCCGAGATTGCCCGGCGGGTCATCCCCGGTTCCGGGCTGGCCGTCGAGCGCATCGGCGACCGTGCGCACGATACGGCGACCCCGCAATTCGTCAGTTCGCCGGGCTACGAGCATGCCTGGCTGAACCCGGATCACACCGAGGTGTCGATCGAAGATCTGCTCAGCGCGCCGGCGATCAAGCTGCTGATCCGCAAGACCGGCGCCACCAGCGCGGAGATGGCGGCCCGGCTGGCCAAACATCTCGGGTCCGAGGGTGAAATCACCTATTCGACCAACAATGGGCTGGTCGAGGTGGTTCCGTTGGGCATCAGCAAGGCCACCGGTGTGGCGGAGATCGGCCGGCCGCTGGGGATCGCCGAGGCGGACGTGGTGGCTTTCGGTGACATGCCCAATGACGTGCCGATGCTGCTGCGGGCCGGGCTCGGGGTGGCGATGGGCAATGCTCATCCCGACGCGCGCGCCGCGGCCAATGAGGTCACCGCTCCCAACACCGACGACGGCGTCGCGCGGGTGCTGGAGCGCTGGTGGTCCTGA
- a CDS encoding glutathionylspermidine synthase family protein, producing MKRARTQPRPNWRSIVESQGLVYGTPARDATGADRPYWDESVYYEFDMDEILALEADVELLHSMCLNAVEQVVLMERYADFGLPEWSWPSIAESWRRSDPHVYGRFDLRYDGRRPAVLLEYNADTPTTLLEAAILQWYWLKDKFPADDQWNSLHEQLVDRWKAVAELLPGNELHFTWSGVEATGEDQITTTYLQETAAEAGFQTVGLMIEDVGWDAALQRFVDLEEAPIEAIFKLHPWEWVLDDEFGKHVVSSLPQTMWIEPLWKALLSNKAILAVLWEMYPGHPNLLPAYIDDPHELTEYVRKPKLGREGANITIVGAGMQTATGGVYGEEGFVYQLLDPLPEFDDMRPALGAWIVGDTSAGLGIRETAGLVTDDGAAFVPHRIPLK from the coding sequence GTGAAACGCGCCAGGACACAGCCACGTCCCAACTGGCGATCCATCGTCGAATCGCAAGGCCTGGTGTACGGCACACCCGCGCGCGATGCGACCGGCGCCGACCGGCCGTACTGGGACGAGTCGGTGTACTACGAGTTCGACATGGACGAGATCCTGGCGCTGGAAGCCGACGTCGAACTGCTGCACTCGATGTGCCTGAATGCCGTCGAGCAGGTGGTTCTGATGGAGCGGTACGCCGATTTCGGTCTGCCCGAATGGAGTTGGCCGTCGATCGCCGAATCGTGGCGGCGCTCCGATCCACATGTTTACGGCCGCTTCGACTTACGTTACGACGGTCGCCGGCCGGCTGTATTGCTCGAATACAACGCCGACACCCCGACCACACTGCTGGAAGCCGCAATCCTGCAGTGGTACTGGCTGAAGGATAAGTTCCCCGCCGACGACCAGTGGAACTCGTTGCACGAACAGCTCGTCGACCGCTGGAAGGCGGTCGCCGAGCTGTTGCCCGGCAACGAACTCCACTTCACCTGGTCGGGCGTGGAAGCAACCGGCGAAGACCAGATCACGACGACGTACCTGCAGGAGACCGCGGCTGAAGCCGGTTTTCAGACCGTCGGCTTGATGATCGAAGACGTCGGCTGGGATGCCGCGCTGCAGCGATTCGTCGATCTGGAAGAGGCGCCGATCGAGGCCATCTTCAAACTGCACCCGTGGGAATGGGTGCTCGATGACGAGTTCGGCAAGCACGTGGTATCAAGCCTGCCGCAGACGATGTGGATCGAGCCGTTGTGGAAGGCACTGTTATCCAACAAGGCGATCCTGGCGGTGTTGTGGGAGATGTATCCCGGGCACCCGAACCTGCTGCCCGCCTACATCGACGACCCGCACGAACTCACCGAATACGTTCGCAAACCCAAGCTGGGTCGCGAAGGCGCCAACATCACGATCGTCGGCGCCGGTATGCAGACCGCCACCGGCGGCGTCTACGGCGAAGAGGGCTTCGTCTACCAATTGCTGGATCCGCTACCGGAATTCGACGATATGCGTCCCGCGTTGGGCGCCTGGATCGTCGGTGACACGTCGGCCGGTCTCGGTATCCGGGAGACCGCCGGACTGGTCACCGACGATGGCGCCGCCTTTGTCCCACACCGGATTCCGCTGAAGTGA
- a CDS encoding lysophospholipid acyltransferase family protein — MAEPTYRSLEILAKLLVLATGTRITYLGVDNVPERGGAVVAINHTSYVDWLPAALAMNRRRRRMRYMIKAEMQRVKVVNFLIKRTRTIPVDRGAGAGAYAVAVQRLREGELVGVYPEATISRSFELKGFKSGAARMALEADVPIVPVIVWGAQRIWTKGHPRRIGRTKVPVIVQVGPPFPARGDIAQTDAALREAMTGLLHQVQQRYRHPPGAYWVPRRLGGGAPTPAEAAQLEADEAAAKAASRAPHQSR; from the coding sequence ATGGCCGAACCGACCTATCGCAGCCTGGAGATCCTGGCCAAGTTGCTGGTGCTGGCGACCGGAACCCGCATCACCTATCTCGGTGTGGATAACGTGCCCGAGCGGGGCGGTGCCGTGGTCGCGATCAACCACACCAGCTATGTCGACTGGCTGCCGGCCGCGCTGGCCATGAATCGCCGGCGCCGCCGGATGAGATACATGATCAAGGCCGAGATGCAGCGGGTGAAGGTGGTCAATTTCTTGATCAAACGCACCCGGACTATCCCGGTGGACCGGGGCGCCGGCGCCGGCGCCTATGCGGTGGCAGTGCAGCGGCTCAGGGAAGGTGAACTGGTCGGCGTCTATCCAGAGGCGACGATCAGCCGCAGCTTCGAGCTCAAAGGTTTCAAGTCGGGGGCCGCCCGGATGGCGCTGGAAGCAGACGTCCCGATTGTTCCCGTTATTGTTTGGGGTGCCCAGCGGATCTGGACTAAAGGCCATCCCCGGCGCATTGGACGCACCAAGGTGCCGGTCATTGTGCAGGTGGGACCGCCGTTTCCGGCCCGCGGCGATATCGCGCAGACCGACGCTGCTCTGCGGGAGGCGATGACCGGGCTGCTACACCAGGTGCAGCAACGGTATCGGCATCCGCCCGGGGCGTATTGGGTGCCGCGCCGACTCGGTGGCGGTGCGCCGACGCCGGCCGAGGCGGCCCAGTTGGAGGCTGACGAGGCGGCGGCGAAAGCCGCCAGCCGTGCGCCGCATCAGTCGCGGTAG
- a CDS encoding alanine racemase, which yields MRETPYLTIDLARVRDNLQALRAALPEASIRYAVKANPGEPILRLLAGEGAAFDVASVGEIHACRSAGIDGSLLAFGNTIKKPAAVGHAYAGGVRRFVFDTPEDLAAIAEHAPGASVECRIAPAFPSSVTPFGHKFGCAPDGAANLLTRARRLGLRPAAIAFHVGSQQLDPAAWDLGIRCCADIFEQYGGALEVNAGGGFPIPYATDAPKLPVLADTITSALTRYFGADRPRLVVEPGRLLVGSAGIIAAEVVSVRTGTEGRRWVYLDIGRYGGLAETENEYLRYRLRTDRDGDPAADAVVAGPTCDGDDVLYRSYALPVTLRAGDGVQIEDAGAYTASYASAGFNGFSPLPTYFTNDTGPGIARTIIEELAPGLSRHWQVDDVICDVRTEFQELVIGRTAQGVTLFSGGERQSTEFSQLVYHEALLVPALLLAERIDRVLVIGSGEGVVSQLAVAAGASHVDHVDIDRDAVRLCAEHLPYGYAVSELHQAERGLGPVTVHYRDGWEFVQQSTECYDVVVFDLPDERTGPAQHNRLYDVDFLRRCRAIGHVVVSQAGCPTLWRNASLRRSWRRFHETFDTVVYFGSDEHEWAFLSGLCGPIPEDPIAAMTARLPGLAYRPRTIDADSLAGCTVAPKSLRG from the coding sequence GTGCGCGAGACGCCATATCTGACGATCGATCTGGCTCGGGTGCGCGACAACCTCCAAGCGCTGCGAGCCGCCCTGCCGGAGGCTTCGATTCGCTATGCGGTCAAAGCGAACCCGGGCGAACCCATCCTACGGCTGCTCGCGGGCGAAGGCGCCGCATTCGACGTCGCTTCGGTCGGTGAGATCCACGCGTGCCGTTCCGCCGGGATCGACGGTAGCCTGCTGGCGTTTGGCAACACCATCAAGAAGCCGGCCGCGGTCGGCCATGCGTATGCCGGCGGGGTACGGCGGTTCGTATTCGATACCCCCGAAGATCTGGCCGCGATCGCCGAGCATGCTCCCGGAGCCAGCGTGGAATGCCGTATCGCGCCGGCGTTTCCGTCGTCTGTCACGCCGTTCGGGCACAAATTCGGGTGTGCTCCCGACGGGGCCGCGAATCTGCTGACGCGTGCCCGGCGACTGGGGTTGCGCCCGGCCGCCATCGCCTTCCACGTCGGTTCCCAACAACTCGACCCCGCAGCGTGGGATCTTGGGATACGTTGTTGTGCAGACATTTTCGAACAGTATGGGGGCGCGTTGGAGGTCAACGCCGGGGGCGGTTTCCCGATCCCGTATGCGACCGATGCGCCGAAGCTGCCGGTCCTTGCTGACACCATTACTTCCGCGCTGACGCGCTATTTCGGCGCCGATCGTCCCCGGCTCGTGGTAGAGCCGGGCCGGTTGCTCGTCGGTTCGGCGGGCATCATTGCCGCCGAGGTGGTCTCGGTGCGAACCGGTACCGAGGGCCGGCGTTGGGTGTACCTCGACATCGGCCGTTACGGCGGTCTTGCCGAGACCGAGAACGAATACCTCCGATATCGCCTGCGTACCGACCGTGACGGCGACCCTGCCGCCGATGCCGTGGTGGCCGGACCGACCTGCGACGGCGACGACGTGCTCTACCGAAGCTATGCCCTTCCGGTGACGCTGCGCGCCGGCGACGGTGTCCAGATCGAGGACGCCGGAGCCTACACCGCGAGCTACGCCTCGGCGGGATTCAATGGATTTTCGCCGTTGCCAACGTATTTCACGAACGATACCGGACCCGGCATAGCCCGCACGATCATCGAGGAGCTGGCGCCGGGGCTGAGCCGACATTGGCAGGTCGACGACGTCATCTGCGATGTGCGTACCGAGTTCCAGGAATTGGTGATCGGGCGAACGGCGCAGGGTGTCACCTTGTTCAGCGGCGGCGAACGGCAGAGCACCGAGTTCAGCCAGCTCGTGTATCACGAGGCGTTGCTGGTCCCGGCACTGCTGCTGGCGGAGCGGATCGACCGAGTACTGGTCATCGGTTCCGGCGAAGGCGTGGTGAGTCAGCTGGCCGTCGCGGCCGGGGCATCGCATGTCGATCACGTCGACATCGATCGCGATGCCGTTCGGCTCTGCGCCGAGCACCTGCCCTACGGCTACGCGGTCAGCGAATTGCACCAGGCTGAAAGAGGTTTAGGCCCGGTCACCGTGCATTACCGCGACGGATGGGAGTTCGTGCAGCAGTCCACCGAATGCTACGACGTCGTCGTGTTCGATCTGCCCGACGAGCGCACCGGGCCCGCCCAGCACAACCGGTTGTACGACGTCGACTTCCTCAGGCGATGCCGCGCAATCGGCCATGTCGTCGTGTCCCAAGCCGGCTGCCCGACACTGTGGCGCAACGCGTCACTGCGCCGGTCTTGGCGGCGCTTTCACGAAACCTTCGACACCGTGGTCTATTTCGGTAGCGACGAGCACGAGTGGGCCTTTCTGTCCGGCCTTTGCGGTCCCATTCCCGAAGATCCCATCGCGGCGATGACGGCGCGATTGCCCGGGTTGGCGTACCGGCCCCGCACCATCGACGCCGACTCGCTGGCCGGCTGCACGGTTGCACCCAAATCACTGCGCGGCTAG
- a CDS encoding phosphotransferase, with protein MSFPTSPPAVPAVVRRFAAGRRVRAVWTNELGGITFRIGPGTEFVKVAGAGTVDFADEARRLHWAAQYTPVPPVLGFGLDGDRAWLRTGGLPGVSAVHPRWLAAPEVAVCAIAVGLRTLHDTLPVPSCPFDWSATGRLATLAPARRAKLGDPPPVDRLVVCHGDACAPNTLLDEHGQCCGHVDVDALGVADRWADIAVATLSLGWNYPGRDWDAEFFAAYGVEPDPLRLDYYRRLWQAEDIDAS; from the coding sequence ATGTCTTTCCCGACGTCACCGCCGGCCGTGCCTGCGGTTGTCCGCAGATTTGCTGCCGGCCGGCGCGTGCGCGCGGTCTGGACCAATGAACTCGGCGGCATCACCTTCCGGATCGGTCCCGGCACCGAATTCGTCAAGGTTGCCGGAGCGGGCACGGTGGACTTTGCCGACGAAGCACGACGCTTGCACTGGGCTGCGCAGTACACGCCGGTGCCGCCGGTTTTGGGTTTCGGGCTCGACGGAGACCGGGCGTGGCTGCGAACCGGCGGGCTGCCCGGTGTTTCGGCGGTGCACCCCCGCTGGCTGGCGGCACCTGAAGTGGCGGTGTGCGCGATTGCTGTGGGGTTGCGCACACTGCACGACACGTTGCCGGTGCCGTCGTGTCCGTTCGACTGGTCGGCGACCGGCCGGTTGGCCACGCTTGCCCCGGCCCGGAGGGCAAAGCTCGGCGACCCTCCGCCGGTCGATCGGCTGGTGGTCTGTCACGGCGATGCGTGTGCACCCAATACGCTGCTCGATGAGCACGGCCAGTGCTGCGGACACGTCGACGTCGACGCCTTGGGCGTGGCCGATCGGTGGGCCGATATCGCGGTAGCAACGCTGTCACTGGGCTGGAACTATCCCGGGCGGGACTGGGACGCGGAGTTCTTCGCCGCCTACGGAGTCGAGCCGGACCCGCTGCGCCTGGATTACTACCGCCGGTTGTGGCAGGCCGAGGATATCGACGCAAGCTAA